The Xyrauchen texanus isolate HMW12.3.18 chromosome 17, RBS_HiC_50CHRs, whole genome shotgun sequence DNA window ATAAGTCTGGGCACAATGCAACCTTCTTCATCCCTCCTCctttcacactcactctctcctcCACCCATCCCTCTCTTTCTAAATTACATTCGACTACACCTCGTCTTAGTATTGCTATAATGTTCACAAACCAGtacacacacctctcacacaccTTAACACTACCTGTATGTCCGCATTCCCAAACAtatgcacatacaaacacacatgaccATTCTTTGCAGgccctgttcttttttttttttatacccaaGAGAACATTCTGACACAGTGTGCATGGCAAATAGAGATGTTCAGTCATAAATGGGGAATTCTAGATGGTAAGACTCTTTGGGCTGGTGAGCAATAACCAACTGTATGTACAGCACAACAGTATCTGTAAtaactgaacaaataaaatgctTGAATAACAACATCACAGAAGAAGGTtagatttaaaatttgtatttaatactTTATAAACAGGTCATTAAAAAGGTCTTTGAAACAAAAACTATTAAATGTTTTGATTGCAGTCCCATTTGGCACCTGTGTGAAGAAAATAGGACAAAAATTACTTGTTAAAAGagaacttttcttttttattacagTTCAAAGCTTTGTGAgtatacatatttgtttttacattttgggaAATATCATTATGTATTGTATTTTCagtttgtgtgcgagtgtgtgtgcatgtttcatAATCACAAAGCAACATGTCTCAACTGGTATTTATGTGCTTGGGGGAAATATGGGTGTGGCTCTTCATTCTGCTTcccccactctctctctttcctcctgTCTTGTTTTCTAAATAATGTTAGGTGAGCTCCACCACTCTAAATTTACTGCACACACTTGCATTTACAGATGTACTGCAGCTCAGAAGTCTTTAAAGAATGTAACTATCCAGTATCTATGATGAGTCAGGTGTTTTTAGGTAACTCAATCTGTTACACAACCAAATGTCTCATAAAACACAGATCCagcaacctgtgtgtgtgtgtgtgtgtgtgtgtgtgtcatctagTTTGCAAGATCTCTACATCAGGCAATAACAGATTCATTCTGATATAACAGATCATGTAGGAACTATAAAAGCTGATATAGACACCTTCGCCTTCACCCTCACTCATTCGGTATGTCAATGACCAGCTCTGCCTCGTCCccctctcctctctcctcctctcctatGTCACTCTCTCCCTCGCTGTCTCCCTCTTCACCAGCTGCATCTTCACTCAGCATCTGCTGTGGGACCCAGCTGAATGGTCCACTCGCACCTCCAGATGCATCACTGCCTGCAGGGTAATTAGAGGTCAGTGGGCTAACCACCTGAATAAAGCAAGAGGGAGAAAAGATAGATTAGATATTAGGGAGACTGCATGTCAAATGTAACTAATAGTTATATAGAAATATTCTGTAACTGCAAGActgattaaaggaataatttaccccaaattctttcattattgacatgtcattccaaactacTTTTTTAGTTATTTGTTACATGGAATAAAAAGCTAAATTTTTAAAGAATCATCACTCAGCACTTTTCCATACAACATCAGATCATGCCTGTCAGGCTCCAAAATGAGCAAAAAAATCCCAACCAATTCAATATATAAGAAAATAGCGTGTGCTATATTCTGCATCTCTTAACATTTTCCGTTGTAGTTCTTAAATCTCATATGTATCTGTTGTAATTGTTTAACATTTGGCAACTGGATGAAATGCATCTAAAAATATCTGAATGGACACCTACACAAAAAAGATTTGACAACTTAAGTcgagggcaagattttcagtgcaaaattatttaaatatagtgCGCGCCAAACACGCTACTTCTATTGCATTTTGATCACTATGAGCTGTCGTTGTTAAGAAAAGATCTatgttaagaaaaaaattatccttttgtgtcccacttaaaggaatagctcatataaaaatgaaaatagctCTATAGGACCATGCAAAGCAAATGAACGGTGACCAAAACCttcaagctccagaaagcactTAGACAGCATAAAAATATTCCAtaagcctccagtggtttaatcaatgtcttctgcagCAATCTAATtagtttgggtgagaacagacaaaaaaaatgtgtctcctttttcactgtacatcttgccattgcagtctctaggcaggaTCATGATTACAAACTCaaatacacttcctagtgcttgatgcatgtgcagagcatAAAAGCATtatcgaacttgaaatcatgatcaccgagcagactgctgatgtcaagatttataatgtAAAAGGAGATacttttttttgtctgttctcacccaaaactgattcgatcacttcagaagacattgattaaaccactggagccttgtggattacttttatgctgtctttatgtgctttctggagcttcaaattattggtcaccattcatttgcattgtatagatctacagagctgagatattctcctaaaaatctttatgGTCTGCACAagaaaaagtcattcacatctgggatggcatgagggtgagtaaatcatgagagaatttttatttttgggcgaactatccctttaaataaaaataacagcatacagttttggaacaaattagggcgagtaaataatgacaatgttTACGTTTGGGAGAACTTTTACTTTAAATAATATGAAAGAAATCAAAGGTGTTGTGTACTTATAGCGATAGTGTGAATCTAGGCCTCTATGTTGCGCTCTCACCTTCCCTGAACAGTCTTTCCTGTGTTTTTccagttttgtttttctctctctcttcactcgCTCAGCAGAGGGAGCCAAATACTCAGGAGGGAAGGGTAACTGCTCAGCCCACAATCAAACCCACCAAACAATAACATCCAATCCCACACTCAGAGTGCCCccagtaatgtgtgtttgttgaAGTCCACATAAATCAGGTGAAgtgataaaaagacaaaaaaaaagagagagaaaaaaatgaataGAATGGAAAGAAACTTAAAACCATGAAAGCAGCATGTATGAGATTCATGGAGGCATTATGGAGGTGTGATTTACTCACAGTGTTAATGTACTGTGCAGGAGCAGATGACTGGAGAGGAACCGCACAAGAATGAGACAGGAGCGAGAGATGAGGGGAAGAAGAAGAGATGGGAGGAACTCCAGGACTTCTCCTCCTAAATGACAGATCAATACACACTTATTGGTTATAAAGATAAAAatatgcagcagcagcagcagtgtttGCATGATACTCATTAGCTTAATAGCATTTGAGAAAGAATGGTGAGCATGTGCAAATGTCACAATGCCAAAATGTGGGaattaaaaacaattcaaaagggaattttcaatcaaatgtttttttcccaaaaacatttaaagggcAGATTAATCTAAACCTTTAATTAAAGgtacaattaaataattaaacatcTTTGTATTTTTATGAGTCTACAATGTGCAAAAACCTACACATTGTAGACTCACTTCTTCACAGTTTCGctgtctttgtctctctctccttcactGTCTGAGGAAACGGTGGCATCGGAATCTGAGGGAAGAAAACACAGAGCACTGTCAAAACACTGGACAACAGACAACATCACGAAAACAGAGTGATTCTCTCACTTTCATTAGAGACCTACCAGAAGACTCTTCATCCACCCTTTCATACTGCAGCAGCCTGTCCAACAGAAAACTGAGACACACACCACAAATGAGGCATTTAATCAAGTGCAATCTGTGGGTCAATATAAAACAAAGATAAAGCATTTAATTTACAGCAAGACTACAGTTTGTACCTTTTGTCTCTTGAAACTTTAAGTAGTTTTCTCTGAGCTCTTCGCAGTTCCTCCTGAAAACACTCCTGCTCCTGAAGAGAATATCGGAGAAGGTTAACAACAATGCtaataaaaaaacacagagacagaggaaaaaataaaacactcacaTATAGCAGAAACTTCAACTTGCGTTTAAGATTCTTGTATTTTCTCTTATATTCCACCTCAACTTCTGCTTGACAATTCATTTTGAATTCTTACTAGAATAGTAACGATTTCAGACTGTCTGAATACATCCAAACTTGAACAAAGAATGCGaaacaaatgtacaaatctaTGATAATAGATTATAATAACCACGAATCACACACATTCAGTCACACGGTTGAATAAGCCGCTCGCGGTTTACCGTAGatagcggaaggggcggagttataGGCACCGACGGTGATCaggcaaaacaattgtaaataatggagaataaatcaactagtgaaacttctgtgaagacagtaCCTTAGAAAGGTGAGTTAAATGCATTACCATCATACCATgctgtgtgaaaatgtatattattgagatataagtgttgaactgagggtgAATATCTCGCTAAAGCTAGCGTCAACTCAACGCTTgggtttgaaacgtcacttccgtcagctgttaaacggGGAACGCTTCCTTGTAGAAAACccgttaagtgttccatttgggataatactacactttgaaaattcatacacttcaTGTATATGTTGTTAGTGCATAGTATATAGTGTGTTGTTTGGATCATAGGTTCTTTGTTTACTTCCGCTTTCAACATTCGATACACCGGAAAAGGGGggttgtagtttttttttcttttttttttttaattaacagaaCATAGTATacaacattatataaatatatacagaaaaTACCAGAGTGTACAAAATGTTAATTCCTTAATCAAAAGATAACCAAAAAATACTACAATATACAAACAGGTGCTGTAGTTCTTGATATCCaggagaaaatgaatgaaatttggcTTAGACCCTgaccatttctttttatgtatgtGGAACttccccaaaataataaaaagttgcacaagaaaaataaagttattattattattttcattggaataatatatacatatatcaaaattatttagtttgaatatagttttggttttccttcTAATAAAATTTTCCATATCCACCCAAAACATTTAGagtatatacaattataaaaaagatGTACAGTAGATTCTTTTTCAGTTGAGCAAAAATCACAGGAATAATCAATATCTAAATTAAATCTCTCTAATACACCTTTAGCTGGATATATACCATGCAAAACTTTAAATGTAAcctcttttactttattatttaaacaatatttttcacaaatattCCAAGCTTTAGTCCAGTTTATATGTCTAAATACATTGTTCCACAATTAACTTTTATGAGTAGCTGTTTCACCTATTAAAATATTCCTAATATGTTTATTGGTACAATGGTGTTTAAGGATATCAATATCTCCTATAAACATGCTGTCTTTAACATATATTGTCTCAGAAACATCACTTCCACAAGCTCTTACAAAATGTGTAACCTGTATGGCGTCAAACACAACAGTATACTCTTTTGGTGTAACTGGAAACCCAAATTTATCCAAGAATTCACTATAAGTTAACAAATtaccattttaatttaaaagttgtCTAACTAACACAATATTATTTTCATACCAGCTTTTATAGAAGAGAGATCTATTTTTATATTGAATACTTCTATTATtccaaataatatatttatttggggaAATATTGTGCTTAAACACCAGCATCCAAGCTAATAAAGCTTGTTTGTGAAATGTAGCTAATTTCACAGGTAGTTTTTCAATTTTATAATCAGATCTCAACAATAGATCTATGCCACCCAACATATCAAACACATACTTTGGAAATGTGTACCACATGCTGTccttttctttcattaatataATTAACCAATTAaccttaaatgtattattcaatgtTTCAAAGGTAAGCACAGATAACCCACCTTTACTCTTTTGCTTACATAAAATGTCCTTTCTCAAATAATGTTGTCTGTTTCTCCATGGTTGTAGTTATGGTTTTACTTTCACTAAGTTCACTGTATTACGTGAGTATGTGGAATGGATTTCTTTCTGAGCTGTTGGATCTATAGCCtacatacaaataaaactgaaaatatgaaatatgaaaaaaatgaaaataatgatatattctataattaatatataatataattatatataatttattgcaTAAAAATGAACGGAATAATGTaacaaaatacactttttttatataataatgttttttatatcgtgtagaaatataacatttttaaagcatattttttgtgactgaaaaattattattattattaattattttatggcaatatttttctaaattgaCAAGTAGGCAAAATATGGCCCCTTTAataagtattaaataaaaaagtaataaggATTGATAtgttaattcattaataaaaatactgtttaatttattttaaaaaagttaaacaatAGTCGCATGTATCAAAAGAAAAAATGCAATTATGTAAGAAATCAAtcaaaattttgtttattttacaaacattttatctaataaataaaaaatcttcactaaataattgaaaaaaaaaaaaaagaagaagagaaaagaaagattATCATAGTCTATGGGGCCAAAAGTAATATGTTATTTTCTTTGAGGTGGAGACTACAGTTTTTAAAGAATCCCATAGCTGCGTTGTATGTGTGATGTTTATGACTGTATGTTTATCCTCTTTTACTGAGTCTGCATTTTGGTCCCACCAGTCGGACACACAGGACAGATCCATGAATAAAATATTGCCCTAGCCTAACtaagctgagagaaagagagagagagagagagagagagagagagagagagagagagagagagaggtgactTTTTCCACAAAGGATTTGTTCTTGTCATAGCACTGCCCtcacagaataaaaatgtgaaaaatctTTGCCACACAGACACGCTCTTCATGAAATATAATCCTCCCTCTGTTTGCATATACAACATGGGTCCACACTCTCACTTTCTCTCCTATGCTTTCTCATTTGTGCATATATACACTTACATTTGTGACAGACCCCTAACAGTGAAACACAAACCCCACACCCCCCTTCTATCTGTCTTTCTCCCTGTAATAGTCTGCCTCTGTTTCCTGGCATTAGCTCTTGTTGCAGACAGAAATAGCATGCTCTTGCCTCATTCCCATAATACAGTGCTGGGAGACAGCTATGAACCCCACAATACCCCCTTCTGCTATTC harbors:
- the LOC127658154 gene encoding INO80 complex subunit E-like isoform X2, yielding MMVMHLTHLSKEQECFQEELRRAQRKLLKVSRDKSFLLDRLLQYERVDEESSDSDATVSSDSEGERDKDSETVKKRRSPGVPPISSSSPHLSLLSHSCAVPLQSSAPAQYINTLPFPPEYLAPSAERVKRERKTKLEKHRKDCSGKVVSPLTSNYPAGSDASGGASGPFSWVPQQMLSEDAAGEEGDSEGESDIGEEERGEGDEAELVIDIPNE
- the LOC127658154 gene encoding INO80 complex subunit E-like isoform X3, translating into MEQECFQEELRRAQRKLLKVSRDKSFLLDRLLQYERVDEESSDSDATVSSDSEGERDKDSETVKKRRSPGVPPISSSSPHLSLLSHSCAVPLQSSAPAQYINTLPFPPEYLAPSAERVKRERKTKLEKHRKDCSGKVVSPLTSNYPAGSDASGGASGPFSWVPQQMLSEDAAGEEGDSEGESDIGEEERGEGDEAELVIDIPNE
- the LOC127658154 gene encoding INO80 complex subunit E-like isoform X1, producing MNCQAEVEVEYKRKYKNLKRKLKFLLYEQECFQEELRRAQRKLLKVSRDKSFLLDRLLQYERVDEESSDSDATVSSDSEGERDKDSETVKKRRSPGVPPISSSSPHLSLLSHSCAVPLQSSAPAQYINTLPFPPEYLAPSAERVKRERKTKLEKHRKDCSGKVVSPLTSNYPAGSDASGGASGPFSWVPQQMLSEDAAGEEGDSEGESDIGEEERGEGDEAELVIDIPNE